From Desulfovibrio sp., the proteins below share one genomic window:
- a CDS encoding response regulator, protein MNKIKLLLVDDEENFVNTLAERMKMRDVPSKVVYSGEAALEVVKAQEPDVMVLDLRMPGIDGMEVLRKVRATNPKVQIIILTGHGTELDEDEARKLGAFHYHKKPIDIDELLGTVKKAYRERIEDAMVVAALAEEGDFETAQKVMDENK, encoded by the coding sequence ATGAACAAGATCAAGCTGCTTCTCGTGGATGACGAGGAAAACTTCGTCAACACCTTGGCCGAGCGCATGAAAATGCGCGATGTGCCCTCCAAGGTGGTCTATTCCGGGGAGGCCGCCCTGGAAGTGGTCAAGGCCCAGGAACCCGACGTCATGGTTCTGGACCTGCGCATGCCCGGCATCGACGGCATGGAGGTGCTGCGCAAGGTGCGCGCCACCAATCCCAAGGTGCAGATCATCATTCTCACCGGGCACGGGACTGAGTTGGACGAGGACGAGGCCCGCAAACTTGGCGCCTTCCACTACCACAAGAAACCCATCGACATCGACGAGCTGCTGGGCACGGTGAAGAAGGCCTACCGTGAGCGCATCGAGGACGCCATGGTCGTGGCCGCCCTGGCCGAGGAAGGCGATTTCGAAACCGCCCAGAAGGTCATGGACGAGAATAAATAA
- a CDS encoding response regulator yields the protein MKDWNILLVDDEEEFVQTLCERLDLRGITCRVALDGEHGLKMMEENVPDVVVLDMFMPGLKGLDVLSLIRQRHPKVQVILLTGQGATKDGMEGMKLGAFDYMIKPLSIDDLTAKIGEAVKMARA from the coding sequence ATGAAGGATTGGAACATCCTGCTTGTGGACGACGAAGAGGAGTTCGTCCAGACCTTGTGCGAACGCCTGGACCTGCGCGGAATAACCTGCCGTGTGGCCCTGGACGGCGAGCATGGACTCAAGATGATGGAAGAGAACGTCCCGGACGTCGTTGTCCTGGACATGTTCATGCCCGGCCTCAAGGGGCTCGATGTGCTGAGCCTCATCAGGCAGCGTCATCCAAAAGTGCAGGTGATTCTGCTCACGGGCCAGGGCGCCACCAAGGACGGTATGGAAGGCATGAAGCTCGGGGCTTTCGATTATATGATCAAACCCCTGTCCATCGACGACCTCACCGCCAAGATCGGCGAAGCCGTGAAAATGGCCAGAGCCTAG
- a CDS encoding two-component sensor histidine kinase has translation MLGDIFTRHFRDLHTSDDAISPERYDILKRKIVGLMAVVTLVPLLLMAVINFTEFQTNMAREVQNPLRVLLGKTRNTIDLFLAERASTVAFIAQAYSFQELSDERSLGRIFRVMRKEFEGFVDLGLIDAHGRQVSYVGPYDLKGRDYSTQDWFAQVMVNGKYISDVFLGFRNLPHVVIAMQHTSESGETWILRATLDTRQFDKIISAMGLEPGSDAFMVNRKGILQTGSYMYGNVLEPCPLRLPPVSFEAQVVPATDPAGRDIYLSYAYFPNTDFVLMAAKPRLGALTTWYNLRGDLLAIFLTGVVAIFFVVSRFTGLLLNRMRESEEKRALAFRQVEHAQKLSSIGRLAAGVAHEINNPLAIINEKAGLMKDLLGLQEDFPGKAKYASQVDAVLKAVERCRGITHRMLGFARRMDVKIEGLNLNEVIQETASFLVREAEHRNVSLALDLYPGLSLIESDRGQLQQVILNILNNALAAIPNQGAITVKTWNQDKEHVGFSIQDNGCGMSDDTLKCIFEPFFTTKRGKGTGLGLSITYGIIKRLGGDVSVQSQEQVGSTFTVLLPVMAPPSAAVEAQ, from the coding sequence ATGCTGGGTGACATCTTCACACGGCATTTCCGTGATCTCCACACCAGCGACGACGCCATCTCCCCGGAGCGTTACGACATCCTCAAGCGTAAGATCGTGGGGCTCATGGCCGTGGTCACCCTGGTGCCCCTTTTGCTCATGGCGGTCATCAACTTCACGGAATTTCAGACCAACATGGCCCGTGAGGTTCAGAACCCTCTTCGGGTGCTTCTTGGTAAGACCCGCAACACCATCGACCTGTTCCTGGCCGAACGGGCTTCGACTGTGGCTTTCATCGCCCAGGCCTACAGCTTTCAGGAACTCTCCGACGAGCGCAGCCTGGGCCGCATCTTCCGTGTGATGCGCAAGGAATTCGAAGGATTTGTGGACTTGGGGCTTATTGACGCCCATGGCCGCCAGGTGAGCTATGTGGGTCCATACGACCTCAAGGGGCGAGACTACTCCACCCAGGATTGGTTCGCCCAGGTGATGGTCAACGGCAAATACATCTCCGATGTGTTTCTTGGGTTTCGGAATTTGCCACATGTCGTCATTGCCATGCAGCATACCTCCGAATCGGGCGAGACGTGGATTCTCCGGGCCACTTTGGATACCCGCCAGTTCGACAAGATCATTTCCGCCATGGGCCTGGAACCGGGATCCGATGCGTTCATGGTGAACCGCAAGGGCATCCTGCAGACGGGATCCTACATGTACGGCAACGTGCTGGAACCCTGTCCGCTCCGGTTGCCGCCCGTCTCCTTCGAGGCCCAGGTGGTGCCGGCCACGGACCCGGCCGGGCGCGATATCTACTTAAGCTACGCCTATTTTCCCAACACGGATTTCGTGCTCATGGCCGCCAAGCCCAGGCTCGGCGCCCTGACCACCTGGTACAACCTACGTGGCGACCTGCTGGCCATTTTCCTCACGGGTGTGGTGGCCATCTTCTTCGTGGTGTCCAGGTTCACCGGGCTCTTGCTCAACCGTATGCGCGAATCAGAAGAAAAACGCGCTCTGGCGTTCCGCCAGGTGGAACATGCCCAGAAGCTTTCCTCCATCGGCCGCCTGGCAGCGGGCGTGGCCCACGAGATCAACAATCCGCTGGCAATCATCAACGAGAAAGCCGGCCTCATGAAGGACCTGCTCGGCCTGCAGGAGGACTTTCCGGGCAAGGCGAAATACGCCTCCCAGGTGGACGCGGTGCTCAAGGCCGTGGAACGCTGCCGGGGCATCACCCACCGCATGCTGGGCTTTGCCAGGCGCATGGACGTGAAGATCGAGGGGCTCAACTTGAATGAAGTCATTCAAGAGACGGCGAGCTTCTTGGTCAGGGAGGCCGAGCACCGCAACGTCAGTCTCGCCCTGGACCTGTATCCGGGCCTGAGCCTCATCGAATCCGACCGGGGGCAGCTGCAGCAGGTGATACTCAATATCTTGAACAATGCTCTGGCTGCCATCCCGAACCAGGGAGCCATAACGGTCAAGACCTGGAACCAGGACAAGGAGCATGTGGGCTTCTCCATCCAGGACAACGGCTGCGGCATGTCCGATGACACGCTCAAGTGCATTTTCGAGCCGTTCTTCACTACCAAGCGAGGCAAAGGCACCGGGCTTGGCCTGTCCATAACCTATGGAATAATCAAACGGCTCGGCGGGGACGTTTCCGTGCAGAGCCAGGAACAGGTGGGCTCCACATTCACCGTGCTGCTTCCGGTGATGGCCCCGCCTTCGGCAGCCGTGGAGGCGCAGTAA
- a CDS encoding dinitrogenase iron-molybdenum cofactor biosynthesis protein yields the protein MRVKRVLIPLFKDEVAPRFDLAAEALMAEVSPEGGFTTEDFLLPHPSADGLCDLVLRKDIDVVICGGIEEEYYHYLRWKRVEVLDNVAGKALAALERFSAGSLKAGDILFSQEDGHAG from the coding sequence ATGCGGGTAAAGCGCGTTCTCATTCCGCTCTTCAAGGATGAGGTGGCCCCCCGCTTCGATCTGGCTGCCGAAGCCCTGATGGCCGAGGTGTCGCCCGAGGGAGGCTTCACCACCGAGGACTTCCTGCTGCCGCATCCTTCGGCGGACGGCCTGTGCGACCTTGTTCTGCGCAAGGACATCGACGTGGTGATCTGCGGAGGAATCGAAGAGGAATACTACCACTATCTGCGCTGGAAACGGGTGGAAGTGCTTGATAACGTGGCGGGCAAGGCCCTGGCCGCGCTGGAGCGTTTTTCGGCCGGGTCGCTCAAGGCCGGGGACATCCTCTTCTCCCAGGAGGACGGCCATGCTGGGTGA
- a CDS encoding sigma 54-interacting transcriptional regulator, with translation MTLVSPSLLASLDFPAILDGLPLGVAVLDREGRVVTVNTALERMTGFSREAARGVPCRHVLRSGICQGKCPASGPVDTEIINRHRRKIPVRISAVPVLDPLGQELFRLDIVEDLSALRELERRLEEPGGIGKLVGKSPAMERIMRLIPAMAQAGAPVMVIGETGTGKDAVAEAIHKLSPRAREPFVRVNCGPMQAEALEAELFGRRQQSGEIAPGAFQRAGTGTAYLSDVGELPEELQVRLVRFLDEEAILPAGGQTPIRSQAKVIASSPSSPESLVRSGRMRQDLAYRLGALRLDLPPLRERPEDIEFLLAHFMEVFAAKFRKKVLGFTPRARRLLLAHDYPGNVRELRNIVEFAVMICPKPSIPPACLPAHLLEQLAAPGEKE, from the coding sequence ATGACGCTCGTGTCTCCTTCTCTTCTCGCTTCCCTCGACTTTCCGGCCATACTGGACGGCCTGCCGCTTGGCGTGGCCGTCCTGGACCGGGAGGGCAGGGTGGTGACGGTCAATACCGCCCTTGAACGGATGACCGGATTTTCACGGGAGGCGGCCCGAGGTGTGCCGTGCAGGCATGTGCTCCGCTCAGGCATTTGCCAGGGCAAGTGCCCGGCTTCGGGGCCGGTCGATACCGAGATAATTAACCGCCACCGCCGCAAGATTCCGGTGCGCATAAGCGCCGTGCCCGTGCTCGACCCTCTTGGGCAGGAGCTCTTCCGGCTCGACATCGTTGAAGATCTGAGCGCGCTCAGGGAACTCGAACGCCGGCTCGAGGAGCCGGGGGGCATCGGGAAGCTTGTTGGCAAAAGCCCGGCCATGGAGCGCATCATGCGCCTTATTCCAGCCATGGCCCAGGCCGGCGCTCCGGTGATGGTCATAGGCGAGACAGGCACGGGAAAGGACGCTGTGGCAGAGGCCATCCACAAACTCTCGCCGCGCGCGAGAGAGCCCTTCGTGCGGGTCAATTGCGGTCCCATGCAGGCCGAAGCACTCGAGGCAGAGCTGTTCGGCCGCCGTCAGCAGTCCGGTGAGATCGCCCCGGGAGCATTCCAGCGGGCTGGAACCGGTACGGCCTACCTCTCCGACGTGGGAGAACTGCCCGAGGAACTCCAGGTAAGACTGGTGCGCTTCCTGGACGAAGAGGCGATCCTCCCGGCCGGAGGTCAGACCCCGATCAGGTCCCAGGCCAAGGTCATCGCGTCTTCTCCGTCCAGCCCGGAAAGTTTGGTCCGTTCAGGCAGGATGCGTCAGGATCTGGCCTATAGACTGGGCGCGCTGCGCCTGGATCTGCCCCCCCTGCGTGAGCGGCCCGAGGACATAGAATTTCTTCTGGCCCACTTCATGGAAGTGTTCGCCGCGAAGTTCAGGAAAAAGGTGCTCGGGTTCACCCCCAGGGCCAGGCGCCTCCTGCTTGCCCACGATTACCCCGGCAATGTCCGCGAACTCAGAAACATTGTTGAATTCGCGGTGATGATCTGCCCGAAGCCCTCCATACCCCCCGCGTGCCTGCCCGCGCATCTTCTTGAGCAACTGGCCGCTCCCGGGGAGAAGGAGTAG
- a CDS encoding DUF1634 domain-containing protein, translating to MADNTKACAPVETPKEQVLYADILFWGCWGGLALMALTYVIYVTGLVTPHVPLDQVPALWAQPVKVYLEQGNVPTGWGWLVLLGKGDFLNFLGIVLLAGLTIIAYIPLIPAFLKKGDVKFAVISLLEVLVLALAASGIVGAGAH from the coding sequence ATGGCTGATAACACCAAGGCCTGCGCGCCGGTCGAGACTCCGAAAGAGCAGGTTCTGTATGCCGATATTCTGTTCTGGGGCTGTTGGGGCGGTCTGGCCCTCATGGCGCTGACCTATGTAATCTACGTAACTGGTCTCGTGACCCCCCATGTGCCGTTGGATCAGGTTCCCGCCTTATGGGCCCAACCAGTGAAGGTGTATCTGGAGCAGGGCAACGTGCCTACCGGATGGGGCTGGCTCGTTCTGCTGGGCAAGGGTGATTTTCTCAATTTTCTGGGGATCGTTCTGTTGGCTGGCCTTACCATCATTGCATACATTCCGCTGATCCCTGCCTTTCTGAAGAAAGGCGACGTGAAGTTCGCAGTCATCTCGCTGCTCGAAGTGTTGGTGCTCGCTCTGGCGGCTTCCGGCATAGTCGGCGCAGGAGCCCACTAG
- a CDS encoding sulfite exporter TauE/SafE family protein codes for MKSRWMRVGMVVVALGLAGAAFAFAASADGGKAMAEAAQAAGAPAGPWWMWPAILLVFCFVLGIIAVLAGVGGGVLFVPLVSGFFPFHLDFVRGAGLLVALAGALAAGPGLLKRNMASLRLALPVALIASSCAIVGAMIGLALPTNVLQICLGGTILFIAVLLLVSKNTAKPVVTKQDALGLALGMNGVYYDPATCETVEWKTHRTLWGLLLFIVIGVMAGMFGLGAGWANVPVLNLMMGAPLKVAVGTSKFLLSITDTSAAWVYLNQGCVIPLMAIPSVVGLMFGSFAGVKLLAKAKPKFIRYMVIGVLLFAGGKALLKGLGI; via the coding sequence ATGAAATCGAGATGGATGCGAGTCGGTATGGTTGTTGTGGCCCTGGGTCTGGCTGGTGCGGCATTCGCTTTCGCCGCGTCCGCGGACGGCGGCAAGGCCATGGCAGAGGCTGCCCAGGCCGCGGGTGCCCCCGCCGGGCCGTGGTGGATGTGGCCGGCAATTCTTCTGGTGTTCTGCTTCGTGCTGGGCATCATCGCGGTTCTGGCCGGCGTGGGAGGAGGAGTTCTCTTCGTCCCCCTGGTAAGCGGGTTCTTCCCGTTCCACCTCGACTTTGTCAGGGGTGCCGGCCTTCTGGTGGCCCTGGCCGGAGCGCTCGCCGCCGGACCAGGTCTTCTCAAACGTAACATGGCAAGCTTGAGGCTGGCCCTGCCGGTGGCCCTTATCGCCAGTTCCTGCGCCATCGTGGGCGCCATGATCGGCTTGGCTTTGCCCACCAATGTGCTGCAGATCTGCCTGGGTGGAACCATCCTGTTCATCGCCGTGCTGCTCCTAGTATCAAAAAACACGGCCAAGCCCGTGGTCACGAAGCAGGACGCGCTCGGGCTCGCCCTGGGCATGAACGGCGTCTACTACGATCCCGCCACCTGTGAGACCGTGGAGTGGAAGACCCACCGCACCCTGTGGGGGCTTTTGCTGTTCATCGTCATCGGCGTGATGGCCGGCATGTTCGGCCTTGGGGCTGGCTGGGCAAACGTTCCGGTGCTCAACCTGATGATGGGGGCGCCGCTCAAGGTGGCGGTGGGCACCTCGAAGTTCCTGTTGTCCATCACCGATACTTCCGCAGCCTGGGTGTATCTGAACCAGGGCTGCGTCATCCCGCTGATGGCTATTCCTTCGGTGGTCGGCCTGATGTTCGGCTCTTTTGCGGGTGTGAAGCTTCTGGCCAAGGCCAAGCCCAAGTTCATCCGCTACATGGTCATCGGCGTGCTGCTGTTCGCGGGTGGCAAGGCGCTGCTCAAGGGTCTGGGCATCTAA
- a CDS encoding sigma-54-dependent Fis family transcriptional regulator: MKSGKILPIRLDLDDLPEEGGGVTAVLIGSKAMRDALNLASQVAPSDAPVLLQGESGTGKELFARLIHSMSNRGEKPFIPVNCGILKGELFADKFFGHESGAFTGASRQQKGSFELAGEGTLFLDEVGEIPPNNQADFLRVLEQRTFRRLGGERDLPFGARIVAATNRNLLEMVKAGNFRADLYYRLNVVPVFLPPLRQRREDIPVLAGHFLEHFAHRYHKPGMKLSPDALSILSTHAWPGNARELRNLIERLVLVNPDGVIEPEGLPGELHPGSQVHVEDHGPEQFDLNTVVREAEIKAIFRAYRHAKGNKAKTAEMLGISPRTLRHKVQEYALNLSRHDR; encoded by the coding sequence ATGAAAAGCGGCAAAATTTTGCCGATCAGGCTGGACCTCGACGACCTGCCCGAGGAGGGCGGTGGGGTTACAGCTGTTCTTATTGGCTCGAAGGCCATGCGGGACGCCCTCAACCTAGCTTCGCAAGTTGCCCCGTCCGACGCCCCGGTGCTCCTCCAGGGCGAATCCGGAACCGGCAAGGAACTCTTCGCCCGGCTCATCCACTCCATGTCCAACCGGGGAGAAAAACCTTTCATCCCCGTGAACTGCGGCATCCTCAAAGGCGAACTATTCGCGGATAAATTTTTCGGACACGAGTCCGGAGCATTCACCGGGGCGTCCAGACAGCAAAAAGGGAGTTTCGAACTGGCTGGCGAGGGAACCTTATTTCTGGACGAGGTGGGTGAAATCCCGCCCAACAATCAGGCGGACTTCCTTCGGGTCCTTGAACAACGGACCTTCCGGCGCCTCGGAGGAGAGCGCGACTTGCCGTTTGGGGCCCGCATCGTTGCGGCAACGAACAGAAATCTGCTGGAGATGGTCAAGGCGGGAAACTTCAGGGCCGACCTCTATTATCGGCTCAACGTCGTGCCGGTCTTTCTCCCCCCGCTTCGCCAGCGCCGCGAGGACATACCGGTTCTGGCCGGACATTTTCTCGAACATTTCGCACACAGGTACCACAAGCCAGGCATGAAGCTGAGCCCGGACGCGCTCTCCATATTGTCGACGCACGCCTGGCCCGGCAACGCTCGTGAACTCAGAAACCTCATCGAACGCCTCGTTCTCGTCAACCCAGACGGAGTTATCGAGCCGGAGGGTCTCCCCGGGGAACTGCACCCAGGAAGCCAGGTCCACGTTGAAGATCACGGCCCTGAACAATTCGACCTGAACACTGTGGTGCGTGAAGCCGAAATCAAGGCCATCTTTCGCGCCTACCGCCACGCCAAAGGGAACAAGGCCAAGACTGCGGAAATGCTCGGAATCTCCCCCAGAACGCTGCGGCACAAGGTCCAAGAATATGCCTTGAACCTTTCGCGCCACGACAGGTGA